One part of the Mycobacterium marinum genome encodes these proteins:
- a CDS encoding FHA domain-containing protein encodes MPQPAPPALTVRCDGSERTFAAGHDVVVGRDLRADMRITHPLISRAHLLLRFDQGRWLAIDNNSLNGTFVNGRRVPMVEIYDGQSLNIGNPDGPLLSFEVGRHVGMAGRPPQTESMRVTPSMVRPSGQHPVALGPTSTGSHTSHEAPPTARFHPGAAPPGPARTGQPMYPSSSAPWRPTGYPASPAPPPPSNFPPPPPRPGPQPPQQATKPPEVANLATKMFHALLPRSGGAERPAGSVTIGRATDNDIVIPDVLASRHHAFLTLTPLGTEIRDAHSVNGTFVNGVRVGSAVLSDGDVVTIGNVDLVFTGGTLIRRTEAATRSGGLEVKSVCFTVDGGKQLLDHISLTARPGTLTAIIGGSGAGKTTLSRLIAGYTSPSSGTVTFEGHNIHAEYASMRSRIGMVPQDDVVHRQLTVSQALGYAAELRLPPDTSKEDRAQVVAQVLEELELTKHAETRVDKLSGGQRKRASVALELLTGPSLLILDEPTTGLDPALDRQVMLMLRQLADAGRVVLIVTHSVAYLDVCDQLLLVAPGGKTAFLGPPSEISQAMGTANWADIFTNVGADPDEANRRFLEQKQEQPAFPSEASPAVDLGEPVHTDVLHQFSTVARRQIRLVISDRGYTVFLALLPFLIGTLTLTVRGKTGYGMSDPMGNNPAQPDQILVMLNVGAVFMGTALTIRDLIGERPIFRREQAVGLSTAAYMGAKIVVFCAFAVTQAAIATTISVVGWGKPLSDAVLLGDVRFELFVTVAATCVASALLGMALSSLAQSQDQIMPMLVVSIMSQLVFSGGMIWVTNRFLLDQLSWLTPARWGFAASASTIDTHRLVPGPTDPKDQHWDHKASAWLFDMAMLAVLSIAYTAIVWWKIRLKRR; translated from the coding sequence ATGCCTCAGCCTGCGCCGCCGGCACTGACCGTTCGCTGCGACGGATCAGAACGCACCTTCGCAGCGGGCCACGACGTGGTGGTCGGACGAGACCTGCGCGCCGATATGCGGATCACCCATCCGCTGATCTCGCGTGCTCATCTCCTCCTGCGTTTCGATCAGGGCCGATGGCTGGCGATCGACAACAATTCGTTGAACGGGACGTTCGTCAACGGCCGTCGCGTACCCATGGTCGAGATCTATGACGGCCAGAGCCTGAACATCGGAAACCCCGACGGTCCGCTCCTGAGCTTCGAGGTGGGGCGGCACGTGGGGATGGCGGGACGCCCACCCCAGACCGAGTCGATGCGGGTCACCCCTTCGATGGTCCGCCCCTCCGGTCAGCACCCCGTTGCGCTTGGGCCGACATCGACCGGAAGCCATACCAGCCACGAGGCGCCGCCGACCGCGCGGTTTCACCCCGGGGCTGCACCGCCCGGTCCGGCCAGAACGGGCCAGCCCATGTACCCGAGCAGTTCGGCCCCGTGGCGCCCCACCGGGTATCCCGCCAGCCCGGCACCCCCACCACCGTCGAACTTCCCCCCGCCACCACCGCGTCCCGGACCGCAACCGCCGCAGCAGGCCACCAAGCCTCCCGAGGTGGCCAACCTCGCGACCAAGATGTTCCATGCGCTGCTGCCCAGGTCCGGAGGCGCCGAGCGGCCGGCCGGCTCGGTCACCATTGGCCGGGCCACCGATAACGACATCGTCATCCCGGACGTTCTGGCGTCGCGACATCACGCATTCCTGACCCTGACACCGTTGGGCACCGAGATCCGTGACGCGCACAGCGTCAACGGCACCTTCGTCAACGGGGTCCGGGTGGGTTCGGCGGTCTTGAGCGACGGCGACGTCGTCACCATCGGCAACGTCGACCTGGTGTTCACCGGCGGCACCCTGATCCGCCGCACCGAGGCGGCCACCCGCAGCGGCGGCCTGGAGGTCAAATCGGTCTGTTTCACCGTCGACGGCGGAAAACAGCTGCTCGACCACATCTCGCTGACCGCGCGCCCCGGCACGCTGACCGCCATCATCGGTGGGTCCGGGGCCGGCAAGACCACGCTGTCGCGGCTGATCGCCGGGTATACCAGTCCCAGCTCGGGCACGGTGACTTTCGAAGGCCACAACATCCATGCCGAATACGCGTCCATGCGCAGCCGGATCGGAATGGTTCCGCAAGACGATGTGGTGCATCGCCAGCTGACCGTCAGCCAGGCACTCGGCTACGCGGCCGAACTACGGCTTCCCCCCGACACCAGCAAAGAGGACCGCGCCCAGGTGGTCGCCCAGGTTCTCGAAGAGCTCGAACTGACCAAGCACGCCGAAACCCGCGTCGACAAACTCTCCGGCGGCCAGCGCAAGCGTGCGTCGGTGGCACTGGAACTGCTCACTGGACCGTCACTGCTGATTCTCGACGAGCCGACCACCGGCTTGGACCCCGCACTGGACCGGCAGGTGATGTTGATGCTGCGCCAGTTGGCCGATGCCGGTCGGGTGGTACTCATCGTGACGCACTCGGTTGCCTACCTCGACGTGTGCGACCAGCTTCTGCTGGTGGCACCGGGGGGCAAGACGGCCTTTCTGGGCCCGCCCAGCGAAATCAGCCAGGCCATGGGCACCGCCAACTGGGCCGACATCTTCACCAACGTGGGCGCCGACCCCGACGAAGCCAACCGCCGTTTTCTGGAACAGAAGCAGGAGCAGCCGGCCTTTCCGTCCGAGGCCAGCCCGGCGGTCGACTTGGGCGAACCGGTGCACACCGACGTGCTGCACCAGTTCTCCACGGTGGCCCGTCGCCAGATTCGGCTGGTGATCTCCGACCGGGGTTACACGGTGTTCTTGGCGCTGTTGCCCTTCCTGATCGGCACACTGACCCTCACCGTGCGCGGCAAGACCGGGTACGGCATGTCGGACCCGATGGGCAACAATCCCGCCCAGCCCGACCAGATTCTGGTGATGCTCAATGTCGGCGCGGTGTTCATGGGTACCGCGCTGACCATCCGTGACCTCATCGGAGAGCGTCCCATCTTCCGACGAGAGCAGGCTGTCGGCTTGTCGACGGCGGCCTACATGGGCGCCAAGATCGTGGTCTTCTGCGCCTTTGCGGTCACTCAGGCGGCGATCGCCACCACGATTTCGGTGGTCGGCTGGGGCAAACCACTGTCGGACGCGGTGCTGCTGGGTGATGTCAGATTCGAGCTGTTCGTCACCGTCGCCGCCACCTGCGTCGCTTCGGCGCTGCTCGGTATGGCACTGTCGTCGCTGGCTCAATCCCAGGACCAGATCATGCCGATGCTGGTGGTGTCGATCATGTCTCAGCTGGTGTTCTCCGGCGGCATGATCTGGGTGACCAACCGCTTCCTGCTCGACCAGTTGTCCTGGCTCACGCCGGCCCGGTGGGGTTTTGCGGCGTCCGCGTCGACGATCGACACCCACCGGCTGGTGCCGGGCCCGACCGACCCGAAGGACCAGCACTGGGACCACAAGGCCAG
- a CDS encoding NADH:flavin oxidoreductase: MSPTPDVLSPAQLGPLTLRNRVIKAATFEARTPNALVTDDLIEYHRQPAAGGIAMTTVAYCAVSPGGRTSGEQIWMRREAVPGLRRLTEAIHAEGAAVSAQIGHAGPVADARSNKATALAPVRFFNPIAMRFAKRATRDDIDDVLAAHANAARLAVEAGFDAVEIHLGHNYLASSFLSPLINRRADEFGGSLENRAKVARGLVRAVRGALDKDGISHVAVTAKLNMADGVRGGISTEESLRTAKWLEEDGGLDAIELTAGSSLVNPMYLFRGDAPVKEFAAAFKPPMRWGVRMMGKKFLREYPYRDAYLLRDARLFRSELSMPLILLGGITNRETMDLAMAEGFEFVAMARALLAEPDLINRIAAEGNRVHSACTHCNQCMPTIYSRTRCVVTGAPD, from the coding sequence ATGTCCCCCACGCCGGACGTGCTCAGCCCCGCCCAGCTCGGCCCGCTGACGCTGCGCAATCGCGTCATCAAAGCCGCGACCTTCGAGGCCCGGACACCCAATGCGCTGGTGACCGACGATCTGATCGAATATCACCGCCAACCCGCCGCGGGCGGGATCGCCATGACCACCGTCGCCTATTGCGCGGTCTCCCCCGGCGGGCGCACCAGCGGGGAACAGATCTGGATGCGCCGGGAAGCGGTGCCGGGGCTGCGCCGACTCACCGAGGCGATCCACGCCGAGGGCGCGGCGGTGAGCGCCCAGATCGGGCACGCCGGCCCGGTGGCCGACGCCCGTTCCAACAAGGCGACCGCCCTGGCCCCGGTGCGATTCTTCAATCCGATCGCGATGCGGTTTGCCAAGAGGGCGACCCGCGATGACATCGACGACGTGCTGGCCGCGCACGCCAACGCCGCCCGGTTGGCGGTCGAGGCGGGTTTCGACGCCGTGGAAATCCATTTGGGCCATAACTACCTGGCCAGTTCCTTTCTTTCTCCGCTGATCAACCGACGTGCGGACGAGTTCGGTGGTTCGCTGGAGAACCGGGCCAAGGTCGCGCGTGGATTGGTGCGGGCCGTCCGCGGCGCCCTGGACAAGGACGGGATCAGCCATGTCGCGGTGACCGCCAAGCTCAACATGGCCGACGGGGTTCGCGGCGGTATCAGCACCGAGGAGTCGCTGAGAACCGCCAAATGGCTCGAAGAAGACGGTGGGCTGGACGCGATCGAGCTGACCGCGGGCAGTTCGCTGGTCAACCCCATGTACCTGTTCCGCGGCGATGCGCCGGTCAAGGAGTTCGCCGCCGCTTTCAAACCCCCGATGCGCTGGGGGGTGCGCATGATGGGCAAGAAGTTCCTGCGCGAGTACCCCTATCGGGACGCCTATCTGCTGCGGGATGCGCGGCTGTTTCGCTCTGAGTTGTCGATGCCGTTGATCTTGCTGGGCGGCATCACCAACCGCGAGACCATGGATCTGGCCATGGCGGAGGGATTCGAGTTCGTCGCGATGGCACGTGCCCTGCTGGCCGAGCCGGATCTGATCAACCGGATCGCCGCCGAAGGCAACCGGGTGCATTCGGCTTGCACGCACTGCAACCAGTGCATGCCGACCATCTACAGCCGCACCCGCTGTGTGGTCACCGGGGCGCCGGACTGA
- a CDS encoding bifunctional methylenetetrahydrofolate dehydrogenase/methenyltetrahydrofolate cyclohydrolase, translating into MGAITLDGKATRDEIFVDLKQRVSELNASGRTPGLATILVGEDPGSQAYVRGKHSDCAKVGITSIRRDLPADISTATLNETIDELNANPDCTGYIVQLPLPKHLDENAALERIDPGKDADGLHPTNLGRLVLNTPAPLPCTPRGIVHLLRRYDVPIAGAHVVVIGRGVTVGRPLGLLLTRRSENATVTLCHTGTRDLPTLTRQADIIVAAVGVPHMLTADMVRPGAAVVDVGVSRVDGKLTGDVHPDVWEVAGHVSPNPGGVGPLTRAFLLTNVVELAEQR; encoded by the coding sequence GTGGGCGCAATAACGCTGGATGGCAAGGCCACCCGCGACGAGATCTTCGTCGACCTCAAACAGCGGGTCTCGGAACTGAACGCATCGGGCCGCACACCCGGGCTGGCCACCATCTTGGTCGGTGAGGACCCGGGGTCACAGGCCTATGTGCGCGGCAAACACTCCGACTGCGCCAAGGTGGGCATCACATCGATCCGCCGCGACCTGCCGGCCGACATCTCGACCGCCACGCTCAACGAGACGATCGACGAACTCAACGCCAACCCGGACTGCACGGGCTACATCGTGCAGTTGCCGCTGCCGAAGCATCTGGACGAGAACGCCGCACTGGAGCGCATCGACCCGGGCAAGGACGCGGACGGCCTGCACCCCACTAACCTGGGCCGGCTGGTGCTCAACACACCGGCCCCGCTGCCCTGCACCCCGCGCGGCATCGTGCACCTGCTGCGCCGCTACGACGTCCCGATTGCGGGGGCACATGTGGTGGTGATCGGCCGGGGCGTGACGGTCGGGCGCCCCTTGGGGCTGCTGCTCACCCGCCGCTCGGAGAACGCCACGGTCACCCTGTGCCATACCGGAACCCGCGATTTGCCCACACTGACCAGGCAGGCCGACATCATCGTCGCCGCGGTCGGGGTGCCCCACATGTTGACCGCCGACATGGTGCGCCCCGGTGCCGCGGTCGTCGACGTGGGCGTGAGCCGAGTCGACGGCAAACTGACCGGTGATGTGCATCCCGACGTATGGGAGGTCGCCGGCCACGTCTCGCCCAATCCCGGCGGCGTCGGACCGTTGACCCGGGCGTTTCTGTTGACCAACGTCGTAGAGCTGGCCGAACAGCGATGA
- a CDS encoding DUF3017 domain-containing protein, with protein MTVRDFAGRALRAQWPILLVGLIFAVAFALAGANFWRRGSLLIGIGVGVAAALRLVLSDDRAGLLTVRSKATDFITMTSVGAAMVYIASTIDPLGTG; from the coding sequence ATGACCGTGCGGGATTTCGCCGGGCGCGCGCTGCGCGCTCAATGGCCAATCCTGCTGGTCGGGCTGATCTTCGCGGTGGCGTTCGCGCTGGCCGGGGCAAACTTCTGGCGCCGAGGTTCGTTGTTGATCGGAATCGGTGTGGGTGTGGCCGCCGCGCTGCGGTTGGTGTTGTCCGACGACCGGGCCGGCCTGCTGACGGTGCGCAGCAAAGCGACCGACTTCATCACCATGACCTCGGTCGGCGCCGCGATGGTCTACATCGCGTCCACGATCGATCCGCTTGGTACCGGCTGA
- a CDS encoding DUF732 domain-containing protein, which translates to MRAWRYQPLTVRLLAGAAGLLTASAALAAPAEADSVDDAFINALNAAGVNYGDAGGAEALGRSVCPVLSEPGGSFNSAASKVVAGGSGMSPEMAATFTSIAISMYCPSVMANVTSGNLPLQGIPGVPAIPGVPGVPGF; encoded by the coding sequence ATGAGGGCATGGCGCTACCAACCATTGACCGTTCGGCTGCTGGCGGGGGCCGCGGGCTTGCTGACCGCTTCTGCCGCGCTCGCGGCGCCGGCTGAGGCCGACTCCGTCGACGACGCGTTCATCAACGCGTTGAACGCGGCCGGGGTCAACTACGGCGACGCGGGAGGTGCGGAGGCATTGGGCCGAAGTGTGTGCCCGGTCCTGTCCGAGCCGGGTGGATCCTTCAATTCGGCGGCGTCGAAGGTCGTCGCCGGCGGTAGCGGCATGTCTCCGGAGATGGCGGCTACCTTCACCAGTATCGCGATTTCCATGTACTGCCCGTCGGTGATGGCCAATGTGACCAGCGGCAATCTCCCCCTGCAGGGCATTCCGGGGGTGCCGGCCATACCCGGCGTACCGGGCGTACCCGGGTTCTAG
- a CDS encoding FAD-dependent oxidoreductase: MRPMISRQTFLRGAAAATAAGLGSALFGSARAVAEPVSGWSALASSIGGRVLLPSNGASFTSGKQVFNSLYNNSNPAAVVTVTSQADVEKAVAFAAANKLKIAPRGGGHSYIGASTAVGAMVIDLRGLPGGVNFDAGSGTVTVPAGVNLTDVHQVLAGAGRAIPTGSCPTVGVGGLALGGGMGADSRHAGLTCDALRSATVVLPSGETVTASAEDHPDLFWAVRGGGGGNFGVTTAMTFETFPVADSDVVRVDFTPSSAAQVLAGWQTWLAAADRDTWGLVDMSVSAAQANCHVLATCPAGAGRGVADAIKSAVGAQPTGIETKTFNHMELVKYLAGGSSASSPRGFVAGSDVIGTVNSAAAQAIVAAVGKWPPASGRASALVDTLTGAVGDIDPTATAFPWRRQSAVVQWYVETPSSGQTAAATKWINSAHQAVQQFSVGGYVNYLEANTAPSRYFGSNLSRLTQIRQRYDPSRLMYSGLNF; encoded by the coding sequence ATGCGGCCCATGATTTCTCGCCAGACGTTTCTTCGCGGCGCCGCCGCAGCGACGGCGGCCGGGTTGGGTTCGGCCCTATTCGGATCCGCACGTGCTGTGGCCGAACCGGTCAGTGGTTGGAGCGCTCTGGCGTCCTCCATCGGGGGCCGGGTGCTGCTGCCGAGCAACGGCGCCTCATTTACTTCCGGCAAGCAGGTTTTCAACTCGCTCTACAACAACTCGAACCCGGCGGCGGTGGTGACAGTCACGTCGCAGGCCGACGTGGAGAAGGCGGTCGCGTTCGCGGCCGCCAACAAGCTCAAGATCGCCCCGCGCGGCGGCGGACACTCCTACATTGGCGCGTCGACCGCCGTCGGTGCGATGGTGATCGACCTGCGTGGGCTGCCGGGCGGAGTGAATTTCGATGCCGGCAGCGGAACCGTCACGGTGCCCGCCGGGGTGAATCTGACCGACGTGCACCAGGTGCTGGCCGGCGCCGGCCGGGCAATTCCGACCGGCAGCTGCCCGACCGTGGGTGTGGGCGGCTTGGCGCTCGGCGGCGGAATGGGCGCCGACTCCCGCCACGCCGGCCTTACCTGCGATGCGCTGCGATCGGCCACCGTCGTGTTGCCCAGCGGAGAAACGGTGACCGCCTCCGCGGAGGATCATCCCGATTTGTTCTGGGCGGTGCGCGGTGGTGGGGGAGGGAACTTCGGGGTTACCACGGCGATGACGTTCGAGACGTTCCCGGTCGCCGACTCCGATGTGGTGCGCGTCGACTTCACTCCATCGTCGGCGGCGCAGGTGCTGGCCGGCTGGCAGACCTGGCTGGCAGCGGCCGACCGCGACACCTGGGGCCTGGTCGACATGTCGGTAAGTGCCGCACAGGCCAATTGCCATGTGCTGGCGACATGTCCGGCGGGTGCGGGGCGGGGAGTGGCCGACGCGATCAAGTCCGCTGTCGGTGCGCAGCCCACCGGCATCGAGACCAAGACGTTCAACCACATGGAATTGGTGAAGTACCTGGCCGGCGGCAGCTCCGCGAGTTCACCGCGTGGCTTCGTGGCCGGATCCGATGTCATCGGCACCGTGAATTCCGCTGCAGCACAAGCAATTGTCGCGGCGGTGGGGAAATGGCCGCCGGCGTCGGGGCGGGCGTCGGCGCTGGTCGACACGCTTACCGGAGCGGTGGGTGACATCGACCCGACCGCTACCGCCTTCCCATGGCGGCGTCAGTCGGCGGTCGTGCAGTGGTATGTCGAGACGCCCAGCAGTGGGCAAACGGCCGCTGCCACCAAATGGATCAACTCCGCACACCAAGCGGTGCAACAGTTCTCGGTCGGCGGCTACGTCAACTATCTGGAAGCCAACACCGCGCCCTCGCGATACTTCGGGTCGAATCTGTCTCGGTTGACCCAAATCCGCCAGCGATACGACCCCAGCCGGTTGATGTACTCCGGACTCAACTTCTGA